A DNA window from Pogona vitticeps strain Pit_001003342236 chromosome 2, PviZW2.1, whole genome shotgun sequence contains the following coding sequences:
- the LOC140704031 gene encoding uncharacterized protein LOC140704031, with the protein MMEEEEDLGRAEEGKRREVGLRGDHAVQSESEGELRAEMALKPIKQEPEEEERQQLWEAQWQEFLKSLQAPYLGRKYPQLPPSRLGEGPTALQFPFQGTDQAGCGPGGECVIQNLPSRTKEAHKVWDISPDSSAAIKEELDEDDSIVSEVHRRRFRRFCYWETKGPREVCRQLQELCRQWLKPETRSKEQIVELITLEQFLRVLPAEVQSRVRQGGPETCAQAVVLAEDFIQERERKEGQYLEPFEEVISHCPKIEKDPSDAEEMQLTKGAKQENDGEANMLSNVAMNENQPERHEYVAATKMTLEEQDFQPERPQNVKERENSLEKATRTLCQVPIVDENPVSRQRLEQPQENLPGKAPVQTTDGKDGGDRSLNQSQERISECIPGKIISEWEENFRPTLAAPAKTSSYECCYCGKRWPCQYQLCRHMNIHTGKRPHKCMDCGKSFSTSSNLSQHKRVHTRERPYICKDCGKSYCRWASLVQHEREACQKGSHISVPAVGYVVLENCTLLYMKKSTQGRRNRLIAPKGGEAPLATQP; encoded by the exons atgatggaggaggaggaggacctggGCAGAGCtgaagaagggaagagaagagaggtgGGACTGAGAGGCGACCACGCTGTTCAGAGCGAGAGCGAAGGGGAGCTTCGTGCTGAGATGGCTCTGAAGCCCATCAAGCAGGAGCCGGAGGAAGAAGAACGGCAGCAGCTCTGGGAGGCCCAGTGGCAGGAGTTCCTCAAGAGCCTGCAGGCCCCCTATTTGGGAAGGAAATACCCTCAGCTGCCCCCCTCCCGCTTAGGAGAGGGTCCGACTGCTCTTCAGTTCCCCTTCCAGGGAACGGATCAAGCAGGCTGTGGGCCTGGAGGAGAGTGTGTGATCCAGAACCTGCCAAGCCGGACGAAAGAAGCCCACAAGGTCTGGGACATCAGCCCAGATTCTTCTGCAGCGATAAAGGAAGAACTGGATGAGGACGACTCGATTGTCTCGGAGGTGCATCGTCGACGCTTCCGGCGGTTCTGCTACTGGGAGACCAAAGGGCCGCGAGAGGTTTGCCGGCAGCTTCAGGAACTGTGCCGTCAGTGGCTGAAGCCGGAGACGCGCAGCAAGGAGCAGATCGTGGAGCTGATTACGCTGGAGCAGTTCTTGAGGGTCCTGCCTGCGGAAGTGCAGAGTCGGGTCCGACAAGGTGGTCCAGAGACCTGCGCCCAGGCGGTGGTTCTAGCTGAAGATTTCATTCAGGAGCGGGAGAGGAAAGAAGGGCAG TATCTGGAGCCTTTTGAAGAAGTGATAAGTCACTGCCCTAAGATAGAAAAGGATCCCTCGGATGCTGAAGAAATGCAGCTCACCAAGGGGGCCAAACAGGAGAATGATGGGGAAGCTAACATGCTTA GCAATGTGGCCATGAATGAAAACCAGCCAGAGAGGCATGAATACGTTGCAGCCACTAAGATGACCTTAGAGGAGCAGGATTTTCAGCCAGAAAGACCCCAGAATGTTAAAGAACGTGAAAACTCTTTGGAGAAAGCGACAAGGACTCTTTGCCAGGTACCTATCGTAGATGAAAACCCTGTGAGTCGACAGAGATTGGAGCAACCTCAGGAAAACCTTCCAGGAAAGGCACCAGTGCAAACCACTGATGGCAAGGATGGAGGTGATAGAAGCTTAAACCAAAGCCAAGAGAGGATCTCTGAATGTATACCAGGAAAGATCATCTCAGAGTGGGAGGAAAACTTTAGGCCAACCCTTGCAGCTCCTGCCAAGACATCATCATACGAATGCTGCTACTGTGGCAAACGGTGGCCGTGTCAGTACCAGCTCTGCCGCCACATGAACATCCACACGGGCAAGAGGCCCCACAAGTGCATggactgtgggaagagcttcagcacCAGCTccaacctcagccagcacaaaaGAGTGCACACCAGAGAGAGGCCGTACATTTGCAAAGACTGTGGGAAGAGTTACTGCCGGTGGGCCTCCCTGGTCCAGCACGAGAGAGAAGCCTGCCAGAAAGGAAGCCATATAAGTGTGCCAGCGGTGGGTTACGTCGTCTTAGAAAACTGCActttgctgtacatgaaaaaatccaCTCAGGGCAGGAGAAATCGTTTGATTGCTCCCAAGGGGGGAGAAGCCCCCCTGGCCACTCAACCTTGA